A region of the Pseudoliparis swirei isolate HS2019 ecotype Mariana Trench chromosome 21, NWPU_hadal_v1, whole genome shotgun sequence genome:
gggaagggGTGAAAGTGTCGCAATCTTACAGCGAGCATGACCGACGCCGAGGCGCAGAGCGCGCCACCATCGGTAACTGAGGAAGAGAAGCCGGAGAGGAAAGTCATAGGTGGGTGGAGAGAGCGGTGGTGGTGCAGCCCTGCGTGCGCGCGCGCCGACTTGTTTAGGAAAAGTTTGAAACTACcaactttaaatattttaatccATGTGAGTTTTGAACTGTGAGCAACTGATTTATAGGCTGCTGTTGCAGCGAACATTTTATTTGCGTTCTTGTGCCATAAGTGTAAAAAACTTGTTTTAAtgtgaaacttctattttcttAAGTCTCCATGTTGCCCACCACTTCAGCTAAATCGATAAATAACGGCCAATCATTGTTTTCATTAAGCAGCTTCCTTTTATTATTTCTGCATTAAGAACGAAAGGGACAATTAAGGggcaatattttttatttgaagtgTCTGTTACCTAAATTTCTTTATTAGCTGTCGCACAGGTGCGACTCATTCCATTTAATtgggcagccccccccctcccctcccttccctcgtgtcctcgtttCCAAGTCTGCAATGAGTGACGCGCGGAGCTCCTGGTTCTTGTAAGCAGGGCTGCCGTTGATGTATCGCGGTACCGTTATCCCCCGGTGTGTTCTTGTAACTCGTGAAATGTCCCCGAGAGGCCCGTTCAACCATGTGCTCTTGTTTCATTGTCGTAGCCACGTTGGTTCAAGGCACCGTGAAGTGGTTCAATGTGCGTAATGGATACGGCTTCATAAACAGGTACTTTCCTCTCTATAACTTCAGGGCATCCATATTACACTCCGCACTCAGATTCATTTACATcttacattattaaaaaaagaacaaaaaacttTACTTGAATAATAATTGAAAGCCCAATGAGTCATGTTTGCTAAACCGGTTTTATTTCTCAGAAATGATTCCAAAGAAGACGTGTTTGTTCATCAGGTAATGCCATGGTGCAttggtattttttttaactacaaTAAAATTGTATATGTTGATGTGAAGCTGTCCTCTGATGTTTAATGTGTATCTTCAGACCGCAATCAAGAAGAACAATCCTAGAAAATTCCTCCGCAGTGTTGGAGACGGGGAGGTTGTAGAGTTTGATGTGATTGAAGCCACCAAGGTGAGACTCAGAATCGACTTCATCGAATGGCATGAAGGTCCGCTGATATAAATTATTTTACACGTCACTTTTCCCGTCCCTCTGGTGTCCCACAGGGCTCTGAAGCAGCCAATGTAACCGGTCCGGGCGGCGTTCCAGTCAAAGGCAGCCGCTACGCTCCCAACAAACGCCGCTTCCGTCGGCGATTTTTCCCACGCAGCCCGGGGCCCGGAGAGGAGGGCAAACCAGCCGACGGCCAATCCTCCGCCGCTGAGGGCGAGGGGTCGGGAGAGAACGACGGAGTGAAACCTCAGCAGCGCCGCAGGAGACCCCGACGACCACGGCTGGAGGTGCAAGATGTAAGCTGAAGGGGCAACGACAACCTgcaggacttttttttaactataGGTTTAGAATTGAATAAACTAACGGTTAGGAACAGTGCTGGTATTTTGGGGTTATGTCAAAATTGACGAGAGCTGTTCTGCGTCtgacttgtttttgtttgctcTGTCAGGGAGAGGCTGGAGAGGCTGGAGAGTCAAAGAACGGCGTGGCAGAGGGCGAACAAGCGCAGAGACAGCCACAGCGCAGGTTCTGGCGCCCATACCGCAGGTGACGTGGCGACGTTCCCTACCTGTCGTGTTATTTTCAGCTTCTGTATTTCAGCCCTTCAAAGTTGATTCAATATTTCTTCCGTCCTGGCGTTCACAGACCGTTCCGCCCGCGGCCGCCTCCCGATGAGGCTGCCAACGGCCAGCAGGCGGCTCCGGGAGAGCTCCAGGCGGAAGGAGAGCTGAAGCTGGCTGAGGCCTCTGAGGGCCCCCAGACCAACGGAGACGCAGCCGAGGGCCAGAAGCAGCAACGCCGCCAGTCTAGACGGCGCAGGCAAAGGAACTCTGAGTCCTCTACCTCGAAAGTGAGCGCTTGAATCAATGatgcctttttcttcttctcatgcACAAATGGCTTTGGTACTGCCCCTGTGACTCGGTGTTCTACGGTGCATGCCGTCATTTGCTGGTTTGATTCTATTTTTGATTAAAAGTAACGGTTGTGCTTACTGCATGAGTAACAATTGTTTTCCTTGGACACGTTGCAGAATGATACAGAAAGGTCTGCATCGGAGACCGGTACCCCCCCTCAGACCTCCCCACTAGCTGACCTTGAAACCAGATCAAAATCACCAAAGCGCTCTCCCAAAACCTCTCCCAAAACCTCTCCCAAAACCTCTCCCAAAACCTCTCCCAAAACTTCTCCCAAAACCTCTCCCAAAACCTCTCCCAAAACCTCTCCCAAAACCTCTCCCAAAACCTCTCCCAAAACCTCTCCCAAAACCTCTCCCAAAACCTCTCCCAAAACCTCTCCCAAAACCTCTCCCAAAACTTCTCCTAAAACCTCTCCTAAAGCGCCCAAATCACCTGAGGTAAGTAGGAAAAACGTGTTTTTAAAGATCACCTATGTTCATTgtatggacccaattatttaAACTGTCTTCTCCCTCCAGCAGGCAGCTGACACGACAGTCCCAGCAGCAACAGAGTGACCCTCGTGAGAGGACGGTCTCGTGACCCTTGGTGAGAGTTGGGTGAAGCAGGGTGGAGACGTGAGGGTGTTGGATTGCACACATTGGCTCAGATCGTCCACAGAGGACAAACTTATGTTAACGGGCTGTTTAAAAAGTTTTCCTGTATGGATTAAATGGCAAGATTGTTATGATTAGTCTTTAAGGATTCCAGTGACGGCTTAAACGTGGATTCCAGATTCTATTTTGTGTGCATCCATTTCATGCATGCACAATTCTCtcgtatttattttaattcaaatgaattgtttttgtttttttcgtaGGGTTGGAGGACTGGTCCTTCAGAAACATGCACTGCGCTCCCCTCCCtgcacgcccccccccaccctgtctCGCTGTCCTCCTTCAGGCCTCCTCCCCTCAGCTTGTCCTGTCTAGACGGGCACAGTTGGAGagtggtgagggaggagagccAGGTGGGTGGTGGGTGCATATTTAGAAATTGAAAgtacatctttaaaaaagacaaatgggAATGAATGGACAATTTGCTTGGTAGCCCAGTTATACCAACCCCCctttaaaaacaactttttttctttaattgccTAGATGGGACAAATCAAGAAGTTTATAGAGGAACCAGCCTtgatttttatttaactttttaaaatttggtTGAAGAGGGAAAACCAAGCAGGTGTGAGGTtggtggtgcattatgggagtcAGTTTAGTTCTGGTACCACCTCAATCGATTCTTGAAACGTACTACTCCCTTCATCTCCTCGGTTGAGGAAAGTTTGATGATaaactttatttttgtgttttacttatttgtgtgtgtgcttttctttgGAGGGGATTATGTGCAATGTCGGTAGTAAAAATGCTTATTAATAAATCATGTTTGCAAATCTCAGGATGCAGTCGGTTTTTCTTGATGGTGCAGGTTAAGATGCTGCTTTtgattgtattatatatatattttttgggatTTAGCACAATTTCAAGTACTAGGTATAAATTACTGGAGGCCTTCTCAGGTGTTTTCAGAAAAAGTATTATTATACAGTACTTGCATCGTTTAGTCACTAAATGACCAGTGTTATAATTACAGATCCTCCCTGAACACCTTGAATACAATCAGAAGGTAGTGATACACACCATGAAAGAATATACTGCACAcacaacagaagaaaaacacaaacatatgatgcttgtgtaataaaataaaagcgcTAGTCTTTACATTCAGCCCTTAATTGCACATCTTGCTCTTGTGTCTGGCTTCTGTTCACACCTGGAGTGCATAAAGAATTGAAACTTTTAGACCCTCAATATCAACAACCAAATAACACACTATATGTACATGTGAACTACGGATAGTTCTccatttttaaaagtatttctgAAGTAAGTTAAGATCACAAATCGTGTGATGGCACTTTGCCTAAAGCTGGGAACGCACTACATTGAAAACCTGGTAATTTCACgcgtgcattgtgggtaattctctcctcacaggtggCTCCACTGAGTAAGCAACAATTAAGGCTGAACACTATTTTGTTaggggtggctttagctcagtggggtaagagggccgtcctgcaaccgcagggctGTGGGctcaatccccgctctccccattagttgcaagtcgaagtgtccttgagcaaggcactgaacccccagttgcttcctgggcgcttcaccgcagcccactgctccttaataactaaggatgggttaaatgcagagaactaatttccccttggggattaataaaagtgtatattctattctattcttcaCCAAAATGGTAAAAATCTGAATACAGTCGGTTAAATGTTCTTCAGTCTGTTAGATTTACGCGTTCCCAGATTTAGTACAAAATATGCAAGTATACTTTGCTCTGTGGCTGTGGATGctatttcttttttggggggggggggagggtattTCCAAAACTCAAAACTTTGGATGTCTTTGTAGATAAAGTGCAGGAATTCTAAAGTCAAGTTCACCACCGTGGACTGAAATCCTCCCACGAGGGAAGGCAATGCCTCAACAGTCCAGACGCTCTGATGTTCACCTTGAAACTACAGTAGTCAACTCTTACTCCACAGGTGTCGAGGCTCAATTCATAACCTCATATTTGATACCAACAAGGGACAATTCCAAAACACCCAAACTGTCACACTAGTAACACTGCTTTGGCATCTATTCAACAGGTGACCTCAATATACAATATGTCAAAGTAAAAGTTTGGAGTCGGGCCCATTCCAAGGTCTACTCAGTCCCATCTCTCTTCAGCAGCAACTTCTCAGTTGTTGCTTTCCTCCCCCAAATAGTCCAGCTCGGTGCTGGGCTTGTCCAGatccatgtccatgtccatcATTCCTCCTACGGAGTCCTGATGGAAGTTTGCTGCGATCTGGTCGAAGGTTTTTCCTCGTGTCTCTGGCACCCGGAAGAATGtaaagatgaggaagaagaggagaagaactgCGAATATTAGGAAGACGTATGGCCCACACAGGTCCTGGAGAAGGATGGGGAGAAGTCCAGATAAAAAAAATGGATTAAGAAAGGTCCACTCACTTATTGTTttcaaaagaaatatttatttaaacaaattGAGGGttttaagtgtgattgaaacatatgtaaatatgtatttgtatatatatatatatatttctttatttgtattatttattattttcatttaaaaaaaatatataatatatatatattatattttatattaatcttctgatttatttgattataataatttaggttaggaatatataaaatgtgttatatacagtatatatatattaatatatatatattctgcttctacctataccttttcagtctttctgttttgtatattatatataataatattttattgtattgcaatgattgactgaataaaatacacaacaaccacaacagaTTAAAATATACAAGAAGGAGAAGTCTGTAGACCTTTTTGGAGCAGGACATCCACAACGTCCATTTAAAAGTAAGAAATACTCACGGCAACATATTGGAAGCTCATGCCGATGATGAAGTTGGCGGTCCAGTTGGAGAAGCCGGCCACGGCCATGGCAGCCGGCCTCGGGCCCTGAGAGAACAGCTCGGCTACAAAGAACCAGGGGATGGGACCCGGACCGATCTCAAAGAAGGCCACGAAGCCGAAGATGGACAGCATGCTGATGTAGCTCATCCAGGGGACGCTGTCCTATCAGGTGGGAGAGGAGACGGTTCAGAGGTTCgtagaggaaaaaaagggacgTACCGGTGTGGGATGCTCGCATGTTTTGGGAGACTGACCAACAACGCAAGAGCCATTGTCATGACGACGGCACAGACGCACATTCCACCAAGTCCCAGCATGTGCAGCGTCCGTCGACCCATCCTCTCGATCAGGAACAGCTGGTGTGAGAAAAACAGGTTTTTAATCCTCAGCCTGGAGGTACaactcacatgttctactttaGTTGATGAAGTTCGCCACTTGGCGAGAGTGCACTGAAATATGATTCATGGTCACAACCAGAGGTAGATCCTACAGTCGAGCTTGCAGCTCTGAGGTGAAGTAGTGGTGCTTCGAAACGCCGACGTCATGCTAACAATGACGATGGGAACACACTAGCTCCATCAAAGCGACGTTTGATGATAATGTCTTTGCTTTGCTCTTCAACAGAAGTATTGGACACATGAAATGTCGAGAGCAGTCACCAACTTGAGAAGAACGTTGGATGATTGTACGAACGTCACATGTCaattagctgacgcttttatccaaagcgacttacattcacgttacattcatacaccgtggaCGCCGCGACAAGGAGcagctcagggttaagtgtcttgctcaaggacacatcgactagggcggggattgaaccaccaaccacctgattgaaagacggacctgcagtCGCCCAATTAATTTCCAATCGTTGTGGAGACTTTTCACTTAAATAATGAGTTATAACTTAAGTTTCACATGATTCCATCAAAAAGCTCTTGAGATATTTTTTGTTGGGACCAAAGTGTCTGACCGGGCCGATCGGGCCGACGTTGCAATCCAAAGAACCGTGCTGCCCGATCCCGCTTCGTGACCTCTTCAGTGACATTGAAACATCTTGACCTATTTGGATGACGCCTATTTTAGAGAAGGGAAATCCCATTCTTACAACTACAAAGAAATGCAAAACATCCAGAAAGTGACGGAATTTGTCTACAAGGAGATGCAAAATGTCTAAAAATATACACAGACCGACTACAAGGGGATTTAAAACGACCAAAAAGAGACGTCAAATAAGCAAAAACATCTACAAAGAAATTTTAAACGACCAGAGGCGGGCCTTAAGAAAACCAGCCGCCTTCTCGTATTTGCTCtttgatcagaatcagaaatcagaatcagaaacaggtttattgccaaagaatgttttcacaaacaaacgaggaactttttttttttttggcggaaggtaaGAATCGATGACCATTTGGTTCATGACAGGACTCTAATCTTTATCGTAGTAATTTCATGAAAAAGTTTGGAGATTCAAAATAAGATAATTTATCAAGGGAGGAGAGGCATCAAAGCCCAGACGAAGGTGTGGAACTGACCGAGACCACGGTGAAGGCACAGTTCACCACGCCTGCTCCGATGGTGGCGTAGACGGGGCTCTGGACTCCGGCCTTCATGAAGATACTGGTGGAGTAGTAGAAAATCTGAGCAGTCGGGCAGACAGATTAGGATTATGTCAACATTATACTGCTctgattcacttttcttttggGCACTTCATGCCAGgtgcattattttttttaatgaagaacCCCGCAGACTCACTGCGTTGATCCCAGACAGCTGCTGGGAGAGCTGCAGCAGGATGGAGATGATGATGGGCTGGCGATAGAGCGGAGAGCGAAAGAGCTCCAGGATGGACACCTTCCTCTCCAtgtccatcttcctcttctcctccttcatctccgcCAGCATGCTGCTCACGTCCTGCCTGCCGGTCAACCTCCTCAGGCCTGCACACAGGAGGATGAAAACTCTACATCTAAAGGGTTCATAGTTTCCCATCATTTTGTGTTTGAGCCTCTCAAAAACAAACCAATAATGGTGAACGTGTCCTTTTTTATGACAGAATACCGCATTAAAGACGTCCTTCCACCAGAGCGGAGCCCTGCTCACCTCTCTTGGCCTGGTGCTCCTGGCAGCGGACGATGTAGAGGAAGCGAGGGCTCTCGGGGCAGAAAGGCAGAAGTGCCATCTGGAACACAGCCGGCACCACCGATAAACCCAACAGGATGGGCCACAAGTCCTCAACGCCCAGCAACGACTCCAGACCGAGGACCTGCGTGGGAAGAGGGGTCAAGTGTGAGGGGAGGATGGGAGAAGAACTTCAAGGAAAGGCTGTGACAAAATATCCGAATAAACCTTGAACTCAGGGAACACTTTTTCATATAATGGGACAAAGCCTCAGAGGGTTATCCAGGTATGTTTGATCATCTTAGCAACAGCACGCTGTCCTACCTGTGCTATGAGGATCCCAGTGACGATAGCCAGTTGGTGCAGCGTGCCCAGCGCCCCTCGCAGATTTGTGGGAGCGATCTCGCCCACGTACATCGGTGTCAAGCCTGACGCCAACCCTGCAGAGGTGAAAAGCCGTCAGGAACGTTCATCAGGTGCATGGACGGGTTATGAGTCAAAGGCCCCTGAGGCACCGTCATGTGAAGGCTGACACCTTTCTGGTCGTTTAACATTTCTTTGTAGACGTTTTTGCTTATTTGACGTCTCTTTTTGGTCGTTTTTAATCCCCTTGTTGTCGGTCTGTGTATATTTTTAGACATTTTGCATCTCCTTGTCGACAAATTCCGTCACTTTCTGGATGTTTTGCATTTCTTTGTAGTTGTAAGAATGGGATTTCCCTTCTCTAAAATAGATatagaaataaaacaataaaaaaggagaaaatataAACAGTGCTCACCGCAGTAGATGCCGATGACAAAGCGTCCGAGGATCATCATTTCGAAGGAGCGGCAGAGCTTTGACAACCCCATCATACTTCCACCAATGAAGGCAAACATGTTGTTGATGAGCATGGCTTTCCTCCTGGGGGACAACAGACGGGTATCTTTGTATTAATTCAGCGGACTTTAAAATCCTAATCTGACATCAGATAGTCTTAGCATGGGGTACATTTGGAACAAAAATCTTAATTTAAGAATAGCATAAACTTTGTTCTTCAAATATTTTTTGCTTAAAGGCtgtttggaaaaataaaacatgctttTATGAAAGAATGAACATACAAAATACTGTTGGTATACTGTTGGATATAGAGATGCAGTATGATAGTCGCCTCACAGCCTCCAGAGGGCAATGCCATACAAACACATTGAGGCCTTCCGTGAGCAGCTAACTCAGTGCTAACGCTAACTCAGTTAGCCTGAAATTAGTAGTTATTCTTCAATAAATTGTGCACCTTTTTGCAAAGTTCTTTTAAACCATGATCATTACTAGGAAGGCCAAATGTTTATATGTTATAGTTCTGCGCAGCAAGAATGAAAattaacactaaaaatacaaattatcaAGATCAAAATATTAAAGAGATGTTATgtaatccatatatatatataatacataactTCTATTTAGGGggatctttaaatatatataagatataagatatattAAGTCAGATTTTCTTTCCCCACAAAAAGATTTAATtacttaataaaaaaatataaaaattcagagtctatattttttaaagattataactaataataacaataactaaTTCACTGTAAAGTCCTTTCTCGGTGTGAACTATTGGCATATCATTCTGCACAGTGGGTGTTTTTAGACTCCGCCCCCATTATGTCTCCCCCACCAAAAAATAAGAGCTTCGGTTAAAAGTGAACTTCTATTTGTGCACGAGAGACTTAATTTGCATCTAAATCCCTTTTGACTTCAGAGGTCACGGCAGCTCCCGCCGTCTCTACCAGCCGCACCAGTACTGGTTTTTTTAGGAAGACCCTGTCCTGAAGACACCCAAAGCTACTCCCCTCCCGGTCTATTAAGATCCCATTTTAATCAGTGGAAGCTTGGGCCTGCGGTCCATTTTGCATCCCAGCTCGGGTTACAGAGGGAAACTGGGTCAACTGGAAACATCTTTTGAAGAGTGCGTGACTGGAAACTGGACGGTGGGATCTGATGATGTGCATTCCAGCTCCAGAGGTCCTGAGTCTTGGACCAGCAAAGACAAGTGAGCAACCACAGACATAGCCGCAAATAAGCACCTACACCTAAACCCTATGTAGCTGGGAGCATATACAAAGCTTTAATGGGTTTATGGAGCCTCAGTTCATGCAACGGTACCCAGAATGAATCCCTAGCTCAGTGTGTTGCATCCCGTGTGGATCCCCACCTGCCCAGCCACTCGGAGACGAAGCccacacaggaggaggacagcatgCCGCCAATTGAGAAGATGGCCACGGACAGCGACCAGAGGGAGGTGAGCGTCCCTGCGGGGATGGGCTCGCCATACCGGTGCACCCATGTGGCATTATAGTCCTCCTCGATGATCTACACAGGCCGCAGATAGAAGCACGAGACACGTTGAACGACCCGAGAGTGAAACGGCAACAGAGgaagatttattattttttcttaagCCCGATTGGGATTTAAAGCCAGCCGTTGTAAACGTAACTCATCTGATTAACACCGGGGCCGAGTATCGACACAGTGAGGTAGAAACCGCCAACATCAATCCACATGGAGGCTGCACAGTGCAGAGATTAACGGATAATCTACAGCCTCAACGATAGATCTGTTGCTCTCTGTAAATCAGCCTATATTACCCTCTTTTTTAGACGGCTCCATTTTAACGGCCAACAAAACTGTCTCATCatgtcacacgcacacatagaGACGCAGCAGCCCAGCGTCTATTCTGGTTTAAGTGTCTTCAGGAGGTTTGTAGTTGAGGGTCGAGACTCATCGGCAGGTGCCTGGACACCGGCAGCAGAGACATCTCACGGGACTCGCTTTGAGCTCTGACTCACGGTGAATGTGTTACTGATGCCCAACTACAGTGTGACATAACAATATGGATTTGGATTCTGACTTGTAAATACCAGTCCTCGTAATGGATGTACTACAGTATATTATATTGGCAGTCATAAATCGTACATTTCTCCCATGCGGCATGGCTTCATACTGGAACACCAGATGTGGCTGCGACATGAGCtctatctatacacacacagggcatCATACGTGTGTGCAGCACCATGTTGACACCTGGATGTGGCAGTAAACTGatcaaatacccccccccccccccttccctcatGAACCAGACAGACAGAGGTGCACTTGCAGCGTCTCCATAGAAGTAACATGCTTCATGTTCCAGGACTTGTTTTCCTCCTCCGTGTTTATTTCCTAAACACCATCGGCACCGTTTGAGGCGGATGTTGCGGCATCAAACACACCACGTTGTAAAATCAGAAGAAATAAGAGAAAACAACTTAGTTAATGTCACTGTGCTCGCCTCCCGCATCGTACGTCACGGCTTCTTTTAACACGCCTCCGTTCTTAACAGCAGATTGACGCCAGTTTGTCAATTAGGTGGTGATAGTTGcgtttttctttctatttttaccTTCTGAGGTGCATTGATGACTCCGATATTGTATCCAAACTCTAGAGATCCCAGGACGGCGgtaaagacagagagaacaaAGGTTCCAGTCAATGTCTggagtacaaacacacacaaagaaacacatagagagagaggtaaacaaAACAGTGAGTGTAAAGATAATAATGGCAAATATACGAGAGCCTAAGAACTGTAGCAGTATAGCAACAATCCTGATGTGAGCAAATCGCTTCCTTTAACTCCCCATCAGGCTACGCCTGTCTCCACGGTAACAGGTGAGACAACGCCTTGGGGAGATGAGGTCTTTTAAAGTTTAAGTGTGTTGTCAGATTAGTTACCTATAGCTTCATGGTAGAGACATTACACACCAATAACCATTAATAATGCTCCTATGAAGTCTTTTAAGACCTGCTGGTAAAATAGAAAACGCCCATTGTTTACATATTGGTGATGCGGGGCCTCCTGACAACAACCATATGATGTGACTTCAAACTATTGTATTCTGATTGTCTTGTATCATCGTCAGTTTTATGAATAATTCAGCAAAGTTtgagtttgtatgttttttgacGTGCATCTGTAACTTGACCTTGCTGTGTTGAGTCTCTAGATAAGTAATGTTTCGTattcacacaaaacaaaaggctgttcgtgtgtgtgtgtgtgtgtgtgtgtgcgtgcaagtgTTCTTTCAACGGAAAAGGTGAAACATCAGAAGCAGCCCGTTATGCTCCATTACActtcatgcatttcattttaaatggcCTCACACACGAGTTGAATGCTCAGTAATTGATTTACTTTTCACTAATCGTGAATGAATCTGATTCCTGAGAACTCACACTGCGTCTTTGCTCTGTGTTTGAGTTTTCCCACATCCCTGGAAGATCAACCTGTCACAGACGGTGTTTACAGCCATTGTTTACAGCCATTGTTTACAAGGGTGGGGGAAAGGAACCGGTCAGACAATGTGGCCAGTAACAAACTCAAAGGACGAAGCTCTGACCTGTAAACTCAGATATTCTGCTGGCCAAGGTCACTGCTCGTGACTAAATAAGGGCCACATCATTCAGATCAGGGCTGATGTTGATTTTTAAATTCAGCATGTAAGGGACAAGGTTAATTGTTCTTATTAATGTAATTTGTTCTTACTATTGTCaatttgtgttattattgtcAATTGTACATTATTTTAGACTCAATGTAATTTTTCTCTGACCAATAAAcaactttattaccttcgcattgaaaatgccggaaggttatgttttgatcgccgtgtatttatttatttatttgtatgcgtgttattcgcaaatctcaaaaagtattgaaccgaatcgcatgaaatttggtgggatgattgtttattatccggggaccagttgattagattttgggatcgatcgggtcaaaggtcaaaggtcatgaacaggtcaaaatctttcgcagaactcaaaaagtattgaaccgaatcgcatgaaatttggtgggatgattgtttattatccgggga
Encoded here:
- the LOC130211712 gene encoding Y-box-binding protein 2-B-like isoform X1, which encodes MTDAEAQSAPPSVTEEEKPERKVIATLVQGTVKWFNVRNGYGFINRNDSKEDVFVHQTAIKKNNPRKFLRSVGDGEVVEFDVIEATKGSEAANVTGPGGVPVKGSRYAPNKRRFRRRFFPRSPGPGEEGKPADGQSSAAEGEGSGENDGVKPQQRRRRPRRPRLEVQDGEAGEAGESKNGVAEGEQAQRQPQRRFWRPYRRPFRPRPPPDEAANGQQAAPGELQAEGELKLAEASEGPQTNGDAAEGQKQQRRQSRRRRQRNSESSTSKNDTERSASETGTPPQTSPLADLETRSKSPKRSPKTSPKTSPKTSPKTSPKTSPKTSPKTSPKTSPKTSPKTSPKTSPKTSPKTSPKTSPKTSPKTSPKTSPKAPKSPEAADTTVPAATE
- the LOC130211712 gene encoding Y-box-binding protein 2-B-like isoform X2 → MTDAEAQSAPPSVTEEEKPERKVIATLVQGTVKWFNVRNGYGFINRNDSKEDVFVHQTAIKKNNPRKFLRSVGDGEVVEFDVIEATKGSEAANVTGPGGVPVKGSRYAPNKRRFRRRFFPRSPGPGEEGKPADGQSSAAEGEGSGENDGVKPQQRRRRPRRPRLEVQDGEAGEAGESKNGVAEGEQAQRQPQRRFWRPYRRPFRPRPPPDEAANGQQAAPGELQAEGELKLAEASEGPQTNGDAAEGQKQQRRQSRRRRQRNSESSTSKNDTERSASETGTPPQTSPLADLETRSKSPKRSPKTSPKTSPKTSPKTSPKTSPKTSPKTSPKTSPKTSPKTSPKTSPKTSPKTSPKTSPKTSPKTSPKTSPKAPKSPEQAADTTVPAATE
- the LOC130211711 gene encoding solute carrier family 2, facilitated glucose transporter member 4-like, yielding MPAGFQQLGGETLTGTFVLSVFTAVLGSLEFGYNIGVINAPQKIIEEDYNATWVHRYGEPIPAGTLTSLWSLSVAIFSIGGMLSSSCVGFVSEWLGRRKAMLINNMFAFIGGSMMGLSKLCRSFEMMILGRFVIGIYCGLASGLTPMYVGEIAPTNLRGALGTLHQLAIVTGILIAQVLGLESLLGVEDLWPILLGLSVVPAVFQMALLPFCPESPRFLYIVRCQEHQAKRGLRRLTGRQDVSSMLAEMKEEKRKMDMERKVSILELFRSPLYRQPIIISILLQLSQQLSGINAIFYYSTSIFMKAGVQSPVYATIGAGVVNCAFTVVSLFLIERMGRRTLHMLGLGGMCVCAVVMTMALALLDSVPWMSYISMLSIFGFVAFFEIGPGPIPWFFVAELFSQGPRPAAMAVAGFSNWTANFIIGMSFQYVADLCGPYVFLIFAVLLLFFLIFTFFRVPETRGKTFDQIAANFHQDSVGGMMDMDMDLDKPSTELDYLGEESNN